ATGGTAGATGTGACCAATAGCGAATGTCGTGCAGGAGATGAAGTGATTGTCTTTGGAGAGAATCCCGATATTTCTGAAATGGCAGAAGCGATTGGTACAATCCCATACGAAATCCTTACCAATATCTCAGAGAGAGTAAAAAGGGTTTTTTATACTGAGTAAAACAAGCCCTTTTATTTTAACTTGTTATGTCTTTTAAGAATTACATCCAGTAAAAAATCCTAATAATTTGGAAAAATATAATTGAAGATCCTTGGATCTATCTGTTTTCGAAAAGTCTCCAATTCTTTTTTCATCTACTTTATGCTCTTTAAGAGTAGCTAAAATACAGCTCTTTTCCTTTTGATCTAGCATTTCTCGATTCGTCATCTTATTTAAGAAATAATCTGCGAATTTAAAGTCTAGCTGGTTGAAAACCAGCAATCCATATGTTAGGGAAATAATCGCAGAGTTTTTTGATGATTTCAATGTTGAATATAAATCACCTTTAGTCAGATCCGTTCCGATAAATTCAGCCTTCATTTTGACTAATTGCAACTCAGCATATAAGGCTGTTTTTCCAGAAGCCGTTGATGTATCTATCTCTAAAAATAACTTTGATTCAAAAAAAACCATCAAACTAGTTTCAAAAACCTTAAGCGTTTCGTCAAAAGGGGATTTTTGGGCGACTATGTTATGAGTGGTGCCAAAAAAACATACACCAGCAAGTATCCAGATGCATGCGAGTTTTGTAAGGGTTTTCTTCATATTATCTAAGATCATTTTAGCAACATTTCTAACAACTCGCTTCACATTTAGCCTGACATTCCCTTTCATCATCATCATTAAAGCTATCATTGAATTTTTTTGTTGTTATTTTTTCGCTGTAGTTAAAGCAAGGATGCTAAAACTTCTCTATTAAATATTGACAATTAGACCTTTCAGAGCTTTTGTTTTCATAAGACAAGAATCGGTAATATCCTCTCGAAAAAGCTCATTTAAAAGCTTGCGTAGGTCAATACTTTCAACATCAAAATTCTGATCTATGCTATAAAATAGTACTAGTTTAATTTATTCATATATGCATACCATCCGTACTTCTTTAGAAACAAATTATACAGAAAAAATGAATTAAATGAGACTTTCAGAACATATTTTACTTCATGCTGAAGCTTATGCGAAATAAAAATACCCATTTTTGGGTATTGCCAATTTTAGATTATCCATCGAACTTTGATAAAAAGCTTAGGGGATGAAGTTTTTCTTAGTTATATCAATTATTGCCTTTTGGTGGGTTCCTATGAACTCACCTGGCAATATTGGTATTTCTACTTTTTTGTATTCAACTGAATTGCTAGCACCAATGAATGAGATCAATGATACTACCATTGGCCAGCAGGAATTTTCAACTAAAAGGAAAATGGATCATTTTGGGTTTCGGTCAAGACGGGATATATTAATAAATGAGATCGATTAAGATGGAAGTAAACTATCAAAATATACAAGAAGAAATTCAAGGGAATTGGCTTTGCACCAAATCCTTTGATCAAACAGAGGAGGAATCAATAGATTTGGATTTTTCTTTATTGATTGCTAAAAATATTATCTCCAGGACAGGCGCTGGAGCCAGATATTGGCCTAATATTGCAAGTTTTGAATTAGTAGGATCAAACAAGGACGGGTATTTTTATCGGGAGGATGGATGTTTCATGCAAGTAAAGACTATAGCTAACAACGAAATGGTAATTGAACTTTTTTTGAAAGATAGCAGAGGACAGCTGAACACCGTAATTTTCACTTTTGAGAAGGAATTGGATTAGTAATTAACCTTATTTTAAGAATAGCAAAAACCTGCCTCAGTTTTCTTTTTAGTTAGGTATTTAGACTGAAAGTGCTTTCATCAGTTATTTAAGCTGTACGCCTTTCAGCTTTCATTTGCAGCTAAGCCTTTTCAATTTTTTCTTTTGACAAGATCTTATCTTCTTTTTCCAATTCCAATTCATCACTATCATCATTTGTTTTAGCTAGATACAGTTGCAGAAACATAGGAAAATGATCGGATCCAATATCGCTCATTCTTTTCATTTTTTGCAGTCGGAAATGTCCTGAACAAAAAACATGATCTAACGGCCATCTGGCAATACTGTGCTTTGCATGAAAGGAGCTGAAAAATCCTCTACCTCTTCTCGGATCCAATAGACCGCTAATTTTTAAAAATAGCTCAGTAGTATAACTCCATGCCACATCATTCAAGTCACCAGCCACAATTGTGGGTGTTTTATCAGCCTGGGTTTTTTGTCCTACAAGTAAAATCTCAGCATCACGAGCTGTAGATTTTGGATTTTCAGACGGTACTGGGGGTTCTGGATGAATCGCATATAGTTTTATTAGACGATTATTTAACTTGATATCCGTTTCAATTGACGGAATGTCATCTTTAATCCAATGGTGAACTCTTGTATTGATAAGCTCCAATTTTGAAAATAAAAGCATACCATAAGTATTCTCTTTATCTTCTAGGACATGATACTTATAATCATTACCAAAAGCATTGACACATTTTTCTTTCCACCATTCGTTAGTTTCTAAAAGTAATACAATATCAGATTGCTCTTTCTGTACCATTTTGGCCAATTTTCCCCAGTCCCGGTTACCTTGCAGAACATTGGCAATTAATAGTTTAATGCTAGGTTTTCGGTCAGTTGGCACAGAATCAATCTGCTTTTTTGCAAAGGGTAAATATGGATAAATCTGATAGGTTAAATAAAATTGGTTTGCAATAAGTAATAGTATAAAACCGTAAGAAAAGTATTCTTCAGCGGTGAATGTGAGAAAGGAGGCAATGACTATGATTAGGTTTGAAACCCACTTTTGCGCTCTAGGGAACTCAAAAACACGAAAAGTCCAATAATCATGACGAATTAAAGGAAGTAAGCTGATAAGTATCAAAACACTTCCTAAAACATAAATGAGAATCTTAACAAAATCTATCAATAGTTCTGGCTTCTATAGTCTGTTCAAGATAATAAAATCATTCTACTAAATTGGATTATAAAATAGTATTCACTAAAAATTGCTTACATATGACAAATTTCAAATAGATCATATCTATTTAATGGAAGTTCAATTGTTAGCTTTTTTATATAAAAAGTAACTCAAGTTAGCCACTAACTATTTGTTTTCACCCATTTCAATAGGGTCTTGTAATTCACTTTAGTACCATGCATTAATATTCCAATTCTATAAATTCTGCCAGCCATCCAAATAGTAAAAATAAATCCAACGATCATCAGCCCCATACTTAAAGCCAGTTCCCAAGCAGGAACACCAAAGGCAACCCTGGCCATCATGGCTACAGGAGCCGTGAAGGGAATAATGGACAACCAAAAGCTAACATTCCCATCCGGTTCGGGCATTACGAACATGAAGGTTCCTAAGAACCCGATAATCATAGGCATGGTAATCGGCATGGTGAATTGCTGAGCATCGGAGATATTATCGACCGCTGATCCAACTGCTGCGAATAGGGCACCATACAATAAATATCCACTGACAAAGAAAAAAGCAAAAACTGATATATAGTAGGCATAAGGAATATCATAAACGATATTGAGTATTTCCCCTACTTTAGAATTCTCCATCATTTCCTGTGCTTCGGTATTGCCATTCATGCCCGACATACTTTGCTGGGCAGTTTGCATATCGGCAGGATTCAAATCAAACATGCTAAAAACAGCTGATGATAGAACAAAAATCAAAACTACCCAAATTACAAACTGTAATAAGCCCACTGAAGCTACCCCTACTACTTTTCCAATCATAAGTTGGAATGGCTTCACAGAAGAAACAATAATTTCAACGATTTTACTCGATTTTTCCTCAATAACGCCTTGCATGATTTGACTTCCGTAAATCAAAACAAACATATAAACAAGAAAACTAAAGGCATAAGCAATACCATAAGCAACGCCTGCACTACTCGCTTTTTCCTCTCCAGAATCGGATACGTTGATAGTACTTAAGCTTATATTGGTTTTTAAACTTTCTAATTCCTCCTCATTAATTCCGCTAGCTTTTAATTTTTGATCTCGAATTTGAGATTCTATTTGATTTTCAAAATAGGAGCTGGCTTGCAAACTAGGATTCTTTTTGGCGTACATGGTGATCCCTTGCGGATCGCTCAATTCCAATTTTGGTAAATACAAAAGTGCGTAAGCCTCACTTTCAGTAAATATAGTTTTAGCTTCCTCTAAATTGATGTTTAATTCTTCAAAAGCATATTTGTTATCGTTTTCGAAATTAAAGGTTCCTGCTTCATCCAAAACATAAACTTGTTGTTGTTCAGCATTTTTGGATTCTTCTATAGCGAAATACAGCATACCGCCAATTATTGCAGGAAAAAGTAATGGAACTAATATGGTTGCTAATAAAAAACTTTTCTTTTTAACTCTGCTGTCGAATTCCCTTTTAATTACTAAGCCTATCTTGCTCATCTGATGGTTATTTTAAGGTTATGTTGTTGGAATGTTTTGTTTATCTCCTTTTACTAATTGGATAAAAATGTCATTGATGGATGGAATTTCCTCTTGAAATGACACAATATCTACATTTTGATTAATCAATTCCTGTAGTACTTGATTAGAGGAGGAGCCTGATATCAATTTTAAGGTTGATTGCTGTAACCCATCGCCCAATTCTGATTTATTTTCCAGATTGAAGGTATCATTAGTTGAAATACCGTTGCCTCTATGTACTAAAGTATATTGATTGGATTTAAATTGATTTTTGATTGTAGATTTTTCACCGTCTAAAATCTTCTCAGATTTATTGATCAATGCAATATAGTCACACATTTCCTCAACCGACTCCATTCTGTGTGTACTGAAAATAACAGTGCTTCCTTTCTCTCTCAGGCTTAAAATCTCATCTTTTATCAGATTGGCATTAATAGGGTCAAAACCCGAAAAAGGTTCATCTAAAATTATCAATTCCGGTTCATGCATCACCGTAGAGATGAACTGCACTTTTTGTTGCATTCCTTTAGATAGGTCTTCGATTTTCTTATCTAACCAATCCGATGCCTCAAATCTTTCCAACCAAGCCTTAATTTTTTGTACAGCTTCTTTTTTTGAAAGGCCTTTTAATTGAGCCAGATACAATAGTTGATCGCCAACTTTCATTTTTTTGTACAGGCCCCTTTCCTCAGGGAGGTAGCCAATTGTACCAATATGCTTTGGAGCTAAATTCTCCCCATTGATTTGGATCTGACCGCTATCAGCGTTAATGATTTGGTTTACAATTCTAATAAAAGTACTTTTTCCTGCTCCATTTGGACCCAACAAGCCAAAAATTGATTGCTTTGGGATTTCTAATTCCACGTTATGAAGCGCTACATTTTCATGAAATGTTTTATTAAGGTTCTTTGCGGTAAGTATATGCACGTTGATGTAATTTTTTTTACAAATGTATTCCAATAATTATTAACTGCAATAAATAGATTTATAATTGCATTATTTTGCTGATAAGTGGTTGTTAGCCTTTTTGCAATTGATCAATTAATTTTTCCTTTTGCTCTAACTGTTTTTCTATTCTTTCTTTGGCCTCTTTAACGTCATTTAATTCCGATCTCAACTCTGTTTCTTGTCGCTCTTGTTGCTCTTGAGTGGCTTGCAATTCCTCCATATTTTGCCTCATCTCTTCCTCTTGCGAATGCAATTGCTCTGATTGCTCCTGCATTTCAGCTAAAAGATGCTTGGTTTTTTCGTTATTCTTGAGGCTGTTTAGTTGCATGGCAATATTTTCCCCCATTTCTAACATGAAATCTATTTGGTATTGTTCAAAGGTATGGAATGATGCAATTTCAAAAATGCCGTAGACTTCTTCATTCACAATCATTGGAGTGATCAGAATTGATCTTGGATTAGCATCGCCTAAACCACTTTTAATGGTAATATAGCTTTCAGGAATCTCGGTTAAGTAAATATAATCTTTCTCTAGATAGCATTGACCTACCAAACCTTCTCCAGGATTCATTTTTCTTTCCAAATGCTTTTTACGATTAAAGGCGTATGCAGATTTTAGGGTAAGCATCAAATCCTGATCATTTTCATTTTCCAATAAAAATAATGCTCCTTGATTAGCCTCTAAATACTTCACCACAAAGGTGATAATCTTATCTGTTAATACTTTTAAATCCTCTTCTCCTCTTAGGAGTGAGCCTATTTCCGCTAAACCTTTTGTAGCCCATGCCCTTTTCTTTTCTTCAATTTGTGCTTTTTCGAGTTGACCTAAAGACTCTTCTAGTTCTTTCTCCTTTTCTGTGGCTCTTCGGTTTTCATCGGCAAATTGATTAGTAAGCTCTTGTGCTTTGTCGAATTCTTTTTGATTGAGTCTCTGCAAAAAGATAAATAGAAACCCTCCTAACAAGAACGCTCCAAACAGAACTGTAGTCCTGATCCAGGCTTGCTGAAAGGTGGAGTTGTCAAAGCTGGTATCAAAATAGTTATTTAATTCATGAATGTAGAGGACTGGAATTATGGAAATGATAAATGCTGGCAACCAAAATTGAGCTCTTTTATAATCAAATAAGCTAAATGCAATTAAAGAACCGACAATTTGGAAGGCATAAATTTCCTTGAGAATCATATCTTCTGCTTGCATGATAACTGCATGTAGCATTCCTATTACCAATGCCGGCATAATAGACATTAGAAATCTACTCAGAACATTCAATCCAAAATAGGAGGTGCTCAATACAATCACATAAGCGACCAGGCCATATAGGCAATACGGCAAAACCTCGGGTATGACTAATCCAGAAATTATAGCATAAAAGCTAATGATAATAATCAAAGCCAAATTAAGAATATTCCCTAATCTTATTTTAGTCTTAACGGAATCAGATATGTTATCTGTGATTCCAAACTCGACTATCCTTGTAAATATGTTCATAATGAATTGATTAATATGAAGCCTTTTCCAAAAGCTATCTTTGTAAAAATATGATAAAGCATTAGAAAATACACCCCTCTTCCAGATTTTTTTAGCCATTTGTTACAATCAGTAACCAATTTAATTTATATGATTTGTGCAAAAGAGTCACTATAACACTCTCAGGGCAATTAATCATATTTTTCTATGACGTAGATCATGGTTTCGCTAGCATTTACCGCCCACCTTTACATCATAATTAAAAGTCAAAAGCTATGAGAAATTTAATGATCATAATGATGCTGTTTTTTGCACCCTTGGTGTACGGACAGCAATTAACGGTAAACGAAAGCAATACTAAACTAAGCATTGATGGAACTTCCACAGTTCATGATTGGACAATTGAAGCTGAGGAGTTCGATGGAAAAGCGGATGTGGAAATAAAAGGCGATGCTTTACAAAGTATTAAAAGCTTAAGTTTTAATGTGCCGGTGAAAAGTTTGAAAAGTGGAAAATCTGCAATGGATGATAACACTTATGAAGCTTTGAAAGCTAAAAGTCATCCGGTTATCAAATATGAATTCCGCTCAATGGATAATGTAAAAGTGGATGGAAATAAGACTACTATGAGTACAAAAGGCTTACTAACTATCGGAGGAGTGAGTAAAATAGTCAATATGAATGTAACAGCAGATGCAAGTAATGGCATTGCATTCAGCGGAGATATCACCTTCAAAATGTCTGTTTTTGAAATTGACCCACCTACTGCGGTATTTGGAACAATCAAAACAGGCGATCAAGTAACCATAAAATTTAATGCACAATATAAATAAATCAAAGACAACAATTTAAATAAGAAAACCATGAAAACGTTTTTTAGATTCACAATGATCGCCCTCTTAATGGGCTTTGCGCAAGTGCTTTTCGCACAGGACGGTAGAAACCTACAGTTTTTCAGACCAGTAGGGCAACCAGGATTAAATGTATTTGAAACTTCAAAAGCTGATACAGTAGAATATGAAGGAATTAAAGTAAGAGTAGGTGGTGATTTTGCCATGCAATTTCAAGGCTTAAGTCAAAGTAATGACGCTGCGGCTGGTTCAGGTTTAGAATTGAAAGAGTTGAATAGCAATATGAACTTACCTACTGCAAACTTAAATTTAGATGTTCAAATGTATGATGGAGTAAGATTACACTTACGTACCTATTTATCTGCTCGTCACCACGCGGAAGCATGGGTAAAAGGGGGTCACTTACAAATTGATAAATTGGATTTCATTAGCGAAGGTTTTATGGAAGGTGTAATGAAATACACAACCGTAACCGTAGGTTTGGATGAGTTTAATTATGGTGACGCACACTTCAGAAGAACTGATAATGCAAGAGCCATTTACAACCCTTTTGTCGGTAACTATATCATGGATGCATTCTCTACTGAAGCTTTTGGTGAAGTAACTGTTCAAAACAATGGATTATTGGCAGTAGTTGGGGTTACAAACGGTAAATTAAACCAAAGCGTAACTTCTGGAACG
This is a stretch of genomic DNA from Marivirga harenae. It encodes these proteins:
- a CDS encoding GAF domain-containing protein; the protein is MNIFTRIVEFGITDNISDSVKTKIRLGNILNLALIIIISFYAIISGLVIPEVLPYCLYGLVAYVIVLSTSYFGLNVLSRFLMSIMPALVIGMLHAVIMQAEDMILKEIYAFQIVGSLIAFSLFDYKRAQFWLPAFIISIIPVLYIHELNNYFDTSFDNSTFQQAWIRTTVLFGAFLLGGFLFIFLQRLNQKEFDKAQELTNQFADENRRATEKEKELEESLGQLEKAQIEEKKRAWATKGLAEIGSLLRGEEDLKVLTDKIITFVVKYLEANQGALFLLENENDQDLMLTLKSAYAFNRKKHLERKMNPGEGLVGQCYLEKDYIYLTEIPESYITIKSGLGDANPRSILITPMIVNEEVYGIFEIASFHTFEQYQIDFMLEMGENIAMQLNSLKNNEKTKHLLAEMQEQSEQLHSQEEEMRQNMEELQATQEQQERQETELRSELNDVKEAKERIEKQLEQKEKLIDQLQKG
- a CDS encoding YceI family protein — its product is MRNLMIIMMLFFAPLVYGQQLTVNESNTKLSIDGTSTVHDWTIEAEEFDGKADVEIKGDALQSIKSLSFNVPVKSLKSGKSAMDDNTYEALKAKSHPVIKYEFRSMDNVKVDGNKTTMSTKGLLTIGGVSKIVNMNVTADASNGIAFSGDITFKMSVFEIDPPTAVFGTIKTGDQVTIKFNAQYK
- a CDS encoding ABC transporter permease, coding for MSKIGLVIKREFDSRVKKKSFLLATILVPLLFPAIIGGMLYFAIEESKNAEQQQVYVLDEAGTFNFENDNKYAFEELNINLEEAKTIFTESEAYALLYLPKLELSDPQGITMYAKKNPSLQASSYFENQIESQIRDQKLKASGINEEELESLKTNISLSTINVSDSGEEKASSAGVAYGIAYAFSFLVYMFVLIYGSQIMQGVIEEKSSKIVEIIVSSVKPFQLMIGKVVGVASVGLLQFVIWVVLIFVLSSAVFSMFDLNPADMQTAQQSMSGMNGNTEAQEMMENSKVGEILNIVYDIPYAYYISVFAFFFVSGYLLYGALFAAVGSAVDNISDAQQFTMPITMPMIIGFLGTFMFVMPEPDGNVSFWLSIIPFTAPVAMMARVAFGVPAWELALSMGLMIVGFIFTIWMAGRIYRIGILMHGTKVNYKTLLKWVKTNS
- a CDS encoding endonuclease/exonuclease/phosphatase family protein, translating into MIDFVKILIYVLGSVLILISLLPLIRHDYWTFRVFEFPRAQKWVSNLIIVIASFLTFTAEEYFSYGFILLLIANQFYLTYQIYPYLPFAKKQIDSVPTDRKPSIKLLIANVLQGNRDWGKLAKMVQKEQSDIVLLLETNEWWKEKCVNAFGNDYKYHVLEDKENTYGMLLFSKLELINTRVHHWIKDDIPSIETDIKLNNRLIKLYAIHPEPPVPSENPKSTARDAEILLVGQKTQADKTPTIVAGDLNDVAWSYTTELFLKISGLLDPRRGRGFFSSFHAKHSIARWPLDHVFCSGHFRLQKMKRMSDIGSDHFPMFLQLYLAKTNDDSDELELEKEDKILSKEKIEKA
- a CDS encoding ABC transporter ATP-binding protein, whose protein sequence is MHILTAKNLNKTFHENVALHNVELEIPKQSIFGLLGPNGAGKSTFIRIVNQIINADSGQIQINGENLAPKHIGTIGYLPEERGLYKKMKVGDQLLYLAQLKGLSKKEAVQKIKAWLERFEASDWLDKKIEDLSKGMQQKVQFISTVMHEPELIILDEPFSGFDPINANLIKDEILSLREKGSTVIFSTHRMESVEEMCDYIALINKSEKILDGEKSTIKNQFKSNQYTLVHRGNGISTNDTFNLENKSELGDGLQQSTLKLISGSSSNQVLQELINQNVDIVSFQEEIPSINDIFIQLVKGDKQNIPTT